The proteins below come from a single Asanoa ferruginea genomic window:
- the fxsT gene encoding FxSxx-COOH system tetratricopeptide repeat protein: MLDALLGIPALGDSDVRDARVEDLRRSLRRPLEIQRHDDAKRDLQAILASCHACSGGLKTFTQIILRHHRGDESAKAATLARDINGPMLLSAPDREVLRRQLAAVPIGDIADAVADVAALAEIDEMRSLQTWRDTGKAIRLMERLPMSSDGVPALMTFVGRLSSAVTGAANGELGSWLETVAGGLGVGPATLNELRMIGGPRATATSAAPEPSTLALNAVPRQPQRSRRAEETGLIWGGVPIRNRNFTGRDGMLERLGEALRNTSKASVLPQTLHGMGGVGKTQLVVEYVYRHIDQYDLIWWIAAEQPSSVLRSLTALAERLGLATTEDRQQNARIVLDALAGGGLTWLLVYDNADDPDTLDQFLPSSGGDVIVTSRIQEWAAVGPAIEVDVFRRDESVELLRKRTRDSDGNARIQEPDARALAEKLGDLPLALEQAAAWYLATAMPIKEYIELLDTHIELLAEGKPINYPVSVAAFVTLAMEQLRRDSPATAQLFELFAYLGGEPVAVSLLINGKDADVTEPLRSMLRQKVQLNRAVRDLNRFGLAKVDAAQRIQVHRLVQRVLRDTMPLGLAEAALRNVRNILVQASPGDPDENPNMEFHADLGPHIDAADLTNADSLEARTVVGDYSRYLFIIGDYAGSQRLAERSVNTWEKETFDPKLGPDGEMTLLARAQLANARRATGDSAGAAPLALDTYHRLRNSPLLGPSHEYTLITGNQVGADLRIAGKYLEALAFDQESVAAHREVFRAEDDTYTLRAKLNLAVDYRMIGNFTEAFRLDKEVAEYWEDAGATDRRSLEAQMNMGRSYYGMGAYTSGVKIMEDWRESLHYVVGSNHRLALLADRTFGILLRKAGRLDDSASMLEDTEKRTRARFGANHEYTVAAAVSLANALRELGRLDEAQALISDALGRYKSDFGEFHPLTLVATVNDAIVKRALGELDEARELDERSYAKLAEVLSPDHPYTLCAGNSVATNLALAGERAAALAQSTLIVQTSRATSGGGDPARDGFEHPYVLMRAINLAHDLRAAGSEAEGDALFAESFDALRRFLGPDHHEVVAVGEGRRTEGDIESPPT, from the coding sequence ATGCTCGATGCGCTTCTCGGTATTCCCGCACTCGGTGACTCCGATGTGCGGGACGCGCGCGTAGAGGACCTGCGGAGATCGTTACGCCGTCCATTGGAGATCCAAAGGCACGACGACGCGAAACGCGATCTTCAAGCGATTCTCGCCAGCTGTCACGCCTGTTCGGGTGGTCTCAAGACCTTCACGCAGATCATTTTGCGGCACCACCGCGGTGACGAGAGCGCCAAGGCCGCGACGCTGGCCCGCGACATCAACGGGCCGATGCTGCTGTCGGCGCCCGACCGCGAGGTGCTCCGCCGCCAACTCGCCGCCGTCCCGATCGGTGACATCGCCGACGCGGTCGCCGATGTGGCCGCGCTCGCCGAGATCGACGAGATGCGCTCGTTGCAGACCTGGCGCGACACCGGCAAGGCGATCCGCCTGATGGAACGCCTGCCGATGAGCAGCGACGGTGTGCCCGCACTGATGACCTTCGTCGGCCGGCTGAGTTCCGCCGTCACCGGCGCGGCCAACGGCGAGCTCGGCAGCTGGCTGGAGACCGTCGCCGGCGGTCTGGGCGTCGGCCCAGCGACATTGAACGAGCTGCGGATGATCGGCGGCCCGCGGGCCACCGCGACCTCGGCCGCTCCGGAGCCGTCCACGCTCGCGCTCAACGCCGTGCCGCGCCAGCCGCAGCGTTCCCGGCGTGCTGAAGAAACCGGTTTGATCTGGGGCGGCGTGCCTATTCGCAACCGCAACTTCACCGGTCGCGACGGCATGTTGGAGCGGCTCGGAGAGGCATTGCGCAACACCTCCAAGGCGTCGGTGCTTCCGCAGACGCTGCACGGCATGGGTGGTGTCGGCAAAACGCAACTGGTGGTCGAATACGTCTACCGGCACATCGACCAATACGACCTGATCTGGTGGATCGCGGCGGAGCAGCCGTCGAGTGTGCTCCGGTCGTTGACCGCGCTGGCCGAGCGCCTCGGCCTGGCCACCACCGAAGACCGGCAGCAAAACGCGCGCATCGTCCTCGACGCGCTCGCGGGCGGCGGCCTGACCTGGTTGCTGGTCTACGACAACGCCGACGACCCCGACACCCTCGACCAGTTCCTGCCGTCGTCGGGTGGCGACGTCATCGTCACCAGCCGCATCCAGGAATGGGCGGCGGTCGGGCCGGCGATCGAGGTCGACGTCTTCCGCCGCGACGAAAGCGTCGAGCTCCTCCGCAAGCGCACCCGGGACAGCGACGGCAACGCGCGCATCCAGGAGCCGGACGCGCGAGCGCTGGCGGAGAAGCTCGGCGACCTGCCCCTGGCCCTCGAGCAGGCCGCGGCGTGGTACCTGGCGACCGCGATGCCGATCAAGGAATACATCGAGCTGCTCGACACCCACATCGAGCTGCTCGCCGAGGGCAAGCCGATCAACTACCCGGTCTCGGTGGCCGCGTTCGTGACGCTCGCCATGGAGCAGTTGCGCCGTGACTCGCCGGCGACGGCGCAGCTCTTCGAGCTGTTCGCCTACCTCGGCGGTGAGCCGGTCGCGGTGTCGCTGCTCATCAACGGCAAGGACGCCGACGTCACCGAGCCCCTGCGGAGCATGCTCCGGCAGAAGGTCCAACTCAACCGGGCCGTCCGCGACCTCAACCGGTTCGGCCTCGCCAAGGTCGACGCGGCACAGCGGATCCAGGTGCACCGGCTGGTGCAGCGGGTGCTGCGCGACACCATGCCCCTCGGGCTGGCGGAGGCCGCGCTGCGCAACGTCCGCAACATCCTCGTCCAGGCCAGCCCCGGCGACCCCGACGAGAACCCCAACATGGAGTTCCACGCCGACCTGGGTCCGCACATCGACGCCGCCGACCTCACGAATGCCGACAGCCTCGAGGCCCGCACGGTGGTCGGCGACTACTCCCGCTACCTGTTCATCATCGGTGACTACGCCGGCAGCCAGCGCCTCGCCGAACGGTCGGTCAACACGTGGGAGAAGGAGACCTTCGACCCCAAGCTCGGGCCCGACGGAGAGATGACGCTGCTGGCCCGCGCGCAGTTGGCCAACGCGCGGCGCGCCACCGGCGACAGTGCCGGAGCCGCCCCGCTGGCGCTGGACACCTACCACCGGCTCCGCAACAGTCCGCTGCTGGGTCCGAGCCACGAATACACGCTGATCACCGGCAACCAGGTCGGTGCCGATCTTCGGATCGCCGGCAAATACCTCGAGGCACTGGCGTTCGACCAGGAGTCCGTCGCGGCGCACCGCGAAGTCTTCCGGGCCGAAGACGACACCTACACGCTGCGCGCCAAGCTCAATCTGGCGGTGGACTATCGCATGATCGGCAACTTCACCGAGGCGTTCCGGCTCGACAAGGAGGTCGCCGAATACTGGGAAGACGCCGGTGCCACCGACCGGCGGTCGCTCGAAGCGCAGATGAACATGGGCCGCAGCTACTACGGAATGGGCGCCTACACGTCCGGTGTCAAGATCATGGAAGACTGGCGGGAGTCCCTCCACTACGTGGTCGGGTCCAACCACCGCCTGGCCCTGCTCGCCGACCGCACGTTCGGGATCCTGCTGCGCAAGGCCGGCCGGCTCGACGATTCCGCCTCGATGCTGGAAGACACCGAAAAGCGCACGCGGGCCCGATTCGGTGCCAACCACGAATACACGGTGGCGGCCGCCGTCAGCCTCGCCAACGCGCTGCGCGAGTTGGGCCGGCTCGACGAGGCACAGGCGCTGATCTCCGACGCGCTCGGCCGATACAAGTCCGACTTCGGCGAGTTCCACCCGCTGACGCTGGTGGCGACCGTCAACGACGCCATCGTCAAGCGCGCCCTGGGTGAGCTCGACGAAGCGCGCGAGCTCGACGAACGCTCCTACGCCAAGTTGGCCGAAGTCCTCTCGCCCGACCACCCCTACACGCTGTGCGCCGGCAACTCGGTCGCCACCAACCTCGCGCTCGCCGGCGAACGCGCGGCCGCACTGGCCCAGTCCACGTTGATCGTGCAGACCAGCCGGGCGACCTCCGGCGGTGGTGATCCGGCGCGCGACGGCTTCGAGCACCCCTACGTGCTGATGCGCGCGATCAACCTGGCACACGACCTGCGCGCGGCCGGATCCGAGGCCGAGGGTGACGCCCTGTTCGCCGAATCGTTCGACGCCCTCCGCCGGTTCCTGGGGCCGGACCACCACGAGGTGGTCGCCGTCGGCGAAGGGCGTCGCACCGAGGGCGACATCGAGTCGCCCCCCACGTGA
- a CDS encoding HEXXH motif domain-containing protein, whose protein sequence is MTSTAVIELEQSLFDGLAAGGGGAAAIDALRAAQVNKHLQLIGFLLERWPGPASERDAVVEALDRARRSDPARFAEVIGKPLVGGWAAIAVRAALQGRPQWTDAAQLAALAMVAGAATGVDGEATIPVRDGHASVPGLGVALIDAYRAVLRVRDGRLKVHSDGVEVSARAEHEDARWLPVRRLTAADFALELDDVDPYRHGHHVPPALRLPSAEVATWQTLFAEAWDLLGRHLPEREVELRAGLRTLVPLVEDGLSARSATIRHAFGVFGLTRPPSAAEFAVTLVHEFQHSKLSAMLDLMPMSDASDKTRYFAPWRVDPRPLAGLLQGVYAFVGVADTWRALREVDALTDEAQRQFATARMQVHTGLTSIEQSPGLTPAGRALVGQLRLRTDSLLAEPVPPAIAHAAEEANARIRRQWTERNGADLN, encoded by the coding sequence ATGACCAGCACCGCTGTCATCGAGCTGGAGCAGTCGCTCTTCGATGGCCTCGCTGCCGGCGGCGGCGGCGCCGCCGCGATCGACGCGCTCCGCGCGGCCCAGGTGAACAAGCACCTCCAGCTCATCGGCTTCCTGCTCGAACGCTGGCCCGGGCCGGCGAGCGAGCGCGACGCCGTGGTCGAAGCTCTCGACCGGGCACGCCGCAGCGACCCCGCCCGGTTCGCCGAGGTGATCGGCAAGCCGCTGGTCGGTGGTTGGGCGGCGATCGCCGTGCGGGCGGCGCTCCAGGGTCGTCCGCAGTGGACCGACGCGGCCCAGCTCGCCGCGCTCGCCATGGTCGCCGGTGCGGCGACCGGTGTCGACGGCGAGGCGACCATCCCGGTTCGCGACGGCCACGCCTCCGTTCCCGGCCTCGGCGTCGCGCTGATCGACGCCTACCGCGCCGTCCTCCGGGTGCGCGACGGCCGGCTCAAGGTGCACAGCGACGGTGTCGAGGTGTCGGCCCGGGCGGAGCACGAGGATGCCCGCTGGCTCCCGGTCCGCCGGCTCACCGCCGCCGACTTCGCGCTGGAGTTGGACGATGTCGACCCCTACCGGCACGGCCATCACGTGCCGCCGGCCCTCCGGCTGCCGTCCGCGGAGGTCGCCACCTGGCAGACGCTCTTCGCGGAAGCCTGGGATCTGCTCGGCCGGCACCTGCCCGAACGGGAGGTCGAGTTGCGGGCCGGGCTGCGCACGCTCGTGCCGCTGGTCGAAGACGGCCTCTCGGCGCGCAGCGCGACGATTCGGCACGCGTTCGGCGTTTTCGGGTTGACCCGGCCGCCTTCCGCGGCGGAGTTCGCCGTCACCCTCGTGCACGAGTTCCAGCATTCGAAGCTCAGCGCGATGCTCGACCTCATGCCGATGAGCGACGCGTCCGACAAGACCCGCTACTTCGCGCCGTGGCGCGTCGACCCCCGGCCGCTCGCCGGTCTGCTGCAAGGGGTCTACGCGTTCGTCGGGGTGGCCGACACCTGGCGCGCGCTGCGCGAGGTCGACGCCCTGACCGACGAGGCGCAACGGCAGTTCGCGACCGCTCGCATGCAGGTGCACACGGGCCTGACGTCGATCGAGCAGTCGCCCGGTCTGACACCGGCCGGCCGGGCGCTGGTCGGTCAACTGCGACTCCGGACCGACTCGCTGCTCGCCGAGCCGGTGCCGCCGGCCATCGCGCACGCGGCCGAGGAGGCCAACGCCCGGATCCGCCGGCAGTGGACGGAACGCAACGGCGCCGACCTCAACTGA
- a CDS encoding FxsB family cyclophane-forming radical SAM/SPASM peptide maturase has product MTPLRGAGWRPVPVRDVIVKVHQRCNLACTYCYVYQHEDQSWHDRPAVMPAEIWQATVDKLRQHVRQHRMPALRVILHGGEPLLLGARLGELASDLRTALDAECDLQIGVQTNGVLLGAKMMAHLRAHRVKVGVSVDGTKADHDAQRVTHAGRGTFDRVATALDLLRQEENRANYGGLLCTVSATTDPVATYRTLRAFDPPLINFLLPHANWEHPPPRPDDRATPYGDWLVEAFECWYADPEPPRIQFFEDVIVLLLGGKGTSEQIGLSPAALVVVETDGAIEQVDALKSAYPGAAATGLDIRRDSLDAVLDDPGVIARQIGLAALGDECSSCPIRRVCGGGHYVHRYRAGAGFRNPSVYCADLTRIIDHIRGRITADIAHLTRKVPA; this is encoded by the coding sequence GTGACACCGTTGCGGGGCGCCGGCTGGCGCCCCGTTCCGGTGCGCGACGTGATCGTCAAGGTGCACCAGCGCTGCAACCTGGCCTGCACCTACTGCTACGTCTACCAGCACGAGGACCAGAGCTGGCACGACCGGCCAGCCGTGATGCCGGCGGAGATCTGGCAGGCCACGGTTGACAAGCTGCGCCAGCACGTCCGGCAACACCGGATGCCCGCCCTCCGGGTGATCCTGCACGGCGGCGAACCGCTGTTGCTGGGTGCCCGACTCGGCGAGCTCGCGTCCGACCTGCGCACGGCGCTCGACGCGGAATGCGACCTACAGATCGGTGTGCAGACCAACGGCGTCCTGCTCGGCGCGAAGATGATGGCCCACCTGCGCGCTCACCGGGTCAAGGTCGGTGTCAGCGTCGACGGCACCAAGGCCGACCATGACGCTCAGCGGGTGACGCACGCCGGCCGAGGCACCTTCGACCGCGTCGCGACCGCACTCGACCTGCTGCGGCAGGAGGAGAACCGGGCCAACTACGGCGGTCTGCTGTGCACGGTGTCGGCGACCACCGACCCGGTCGCGACCTACCGCACGCTGCGCGCCTTCGATCCCCCATTGATCAACTTCCTGCTGCCGCACGCCAACTGGGAACACCCGCCGCCCCGCCCGGACGACCGCGCCACGCCCTACGGCGACTGGCTGGTCGAGGCGTTCGAATGCTGGTACGCGGACCCGGAACCACCGCGGATCCAGTTCTTCGAAGACGTGATCGTCCTGCTGCTCGGCGGGAAGGGCACCTCGGAGCAGATCGGGCTGAGCCCGGCCGCCCTGGTCGTCGTCGAAACCGACGGGGCGATCGAGCAGGTCGACGCGTTGAAGTCGGCCTACCCGGGCGCGGCCGCCACCGGCCTCGACATCCGGCGCGACTCGCTTGACGCCGTGCTCGACGACCCCGGGGTGATCGCCCGCCAGATCGGGCTCGCCGCCCTCGGTGACGAGTGTTCGAGCTGCCCCATCCGGCGTGTCTGCGGTGGCGGCCATTATGTGCACCGCTACCGCGCCGGAGCCGGGTTCCGCAACCCGTCCGTCTACTGCGCCGACCTGACGCGAATCATCGACCACATCCGCGGTCGGATCACCGCGGACATCGCGCATCTCACCCGAAAGGTACCGGCATGA
- a CDS encoding RsmB/NOP family class I SAM-dependent RNA methyltransferase, protein MHGGADQGGSERGGPEGGGFESGRPESGGADRGRPETASADRGRPESGGADRGRPERGGFDRGRGGSERGRSERGGRDRGGSDRGGRERGGPPRGRDAVDPARQAAYDAVAAVHRDDAYANLVLPGMLRDRDVRGRDAAFATELTYGTLRSRGTIDAVLTVAAGREVDRIDPPARDALRLGVYQILYTRVPPHAAVSSTVDLVKAVAPGASGFANAVLREVASRDLDAWIEQVAPPAETDPVGHLSLAYSHPQWIVRAFQEALGGSVDETTRLLIEDNQAPGVTLCVRPGRADAVELAEEIGGAPGAFSPYAVYLPGGAPGDLAVIRDGRAHVQDEGSQLVAAALADAPIDGTDERWLDLCAGPGGKAGLLAALAAQRGAHLTAVEVTEHRAKLVSQAVAGFPATVLHTDGRDVGKDPDLPEEGFDRVLVDAPCTGLGALRRRPEARWRRQPSDLPPLTRLQRELLTAALRAVRPGGLVGYVTCSPHTVETHVSVTEGTRRSDIAVDFVDARPLLPAGMPGLGTGPTVQLWPHRHGTDAMFLAVLRRTS, encoded by the coding sequence ATGCACGGCGGCGCGGATCAGGGCGGCTCGGAGCGTGGCGGTCCGGAGGGTGGCGGCTTCGAAAGCGGCCGTCCGGAGAGCGGTGGCGCTGACCGCGGCCGTCCGGAGACCGCGAGCGCTGACCGCGGCCGGCCGGAGAGCGGTGGCGCTGACCGTGGGCGTCCGGAGCGGGGTGGCTTTGACCGTGGGCGGGGCGGTTCTGAGCGTGGTCGCTCGGAGCGCGGTGGCCGGGATCGCGGCGGCTCCGACCGTGGCGGCCGGGAACGAGGCGGGCCACCGCGAGGGCGGGACGCCGTCGACCCCGCGCGCCAGGCGGCCTATGACGCGGTCGCGGCGGTGCATCGCGATGACGCGTACGCCAACCTGGTCCTGCCCGGAATGCTCCGGGACCGCGACGTGCGCGGCCGGGACGCGGCGTTCGCCACCGAACTGACCTACGGCACGCTGCGCTCGCGCGGCACGATCGACGCGGTGCTGACCGTCGCGGCCGGCCGTGAGGTCGACCGGATCGACCCGCCGGCCCGTGACGCGCTGCGCCTGGGCGTCTACCAGATCCTCTACACCCGGGTGCCGCCGCACGCGGCCGTGTCCTCCACGGTCGACCTGGTCAAGGCCGTCGCGCCGGGTGCCTCGGGCTTCGCCAACGCGGTGCTCCGCGAGGTGGCCAGCCGCGATCTCGACGCCTGGATCGAGCAGGTGGCGCCGCCGGCCGAGACCGACCCGGTCGGTCACCTGTCGCTGGCCTACAGCCATCCACAATGGATCGTACGGGCGTTCCAGGAGGCGCTCGGCGGCTCGGTCGACGAGACCACCCGGCTGCTGATCGAAGACAACCAGGCGCCGGGCGTGACCCTGTGCGTACGCCCGGGCCGTGCCGACGCGGTCGAGTTGGCCGAGGAGATCGGCGGGGCGCCCGGCGCGTTCTCGCCCTACGCGGTCTACCTGCCCGGCGGCGCGCCCGGTGACCTGGCCGTGATCCGTGACGGCCGGGCGCACGTGCAGGACGAGGGTTCCCAACTGGTCGCCGCCGCGCTGGCCGACGCGCCGATCGACGGCACCGACGAGCGCTGGCTCGACCTGTGCGCCGGCCCGGGTGGCAAGGCCGGCCTGCTGGCCGCGCTCGCCGCACAGCGCGGCGCGCACCTGACCGCCGTCGAGGTGACCGAGCACCGGGCCAAACTGGTCTCCCAGGCGGTGGCCGGCTTCCCGGCGACCGTGCTGCACACCGACGGGCGCGACGTCGGCAAGGACCCCGACCTGCCCGAGGAAGGCTTCGACCGGGTGCTGGTCGACGCGCCGTGCACCGGGCTCGGCGCGCTGCGCCGCCGCCCGGAAGCGCGCTGGCGCCGGCAGCCGAGCGACCTGCCGCCGCTGACCCGGCTTCAGCGCGAGTTGCTCACCGCGGCACTGCGGGCGGTCCGGCCGGGTGGGTTGGTCGGCTATGTCACCTGCTCGCCGCACACGGTGGAGACGCACGTCTCGGTCACCGAGGGCACCCGGCGCTCCGACATCGCGGTCGACTTCGTCGACGCCCGCCCGCTGCTGCCCGCCGGAATGCCGGGCCTGGGAACCGGCCCGACCGTGCAACTGTGGCCACACCGCCACGGCACCGACGCGATGTTCCTGGCGGTGCTCCGGCGCACTAGTTGA